TCTTCGGCGGCCGTGGGGTGGATGCCGATGGTGTTGTCGAACACCGCCTTGGTCGCGCCGGCCTTCAGCGCGACCGCGAACCCTTGCACGATCTCGCCGGCGTCGGGTCCGACCATGTGCAGACCGACGACGCGATCGCTCTTCGTGTCGACCACCAGCTTCATCAGCGTGCGCTCGCCGCTGCCGCTCAAGGTGTGCTTGAGCGGCCGGAACTCGCTGCGGTACACGGTGACGCGGCCGAACCGTTCGCGCGCCTCGGCCTCGGTGCAGCCGACCGTGCCTATGTTCGGATGCGTGAACACCGCGGTCGGCACGAACTCGTAGCTCATGCGGCGCAGCGGCCTTCCATCGGAAGGCGGAAACAGATGGTCGACCAGCGCCATCGCCTCGGCCAGCGCGACCGGGGTCAGCTCGAGACGCCCGACCACGTCGCCGAGCGCATGGATCGACGGCACGGAGCTCTGGTAGTTCTCGTCGACCTGGATCGCACCGTGAGCGCCCTGCGCGACGCCAAGCGCTTTGAGCGCGAGGCCGCGTGTGTTCGGGCGGCGGCCGGTGGCGTACAGCACCGCGTCGGCGTCGACGGACCCGCCGCCTGTCAGCCGCACCGACAGCGCCTCTCCGTCGCGCTCGATCGCCGCGACATCGGACTGCAGCCGCAGGTCGACGCCGGCCTTGACCATCTCGGCGCCCAGGAAACGGCGAACGTCGCCGTCGAAGCCGCGCAGCAGCCGTTCGCCGCGGTACAGCTGCGTGACCTTCGCGCCGAGCCCGTTGAAGATCGACGCGAACTCGCAGGCGATGTAGCCGCCGCCGACGATCACCAGCCGCTGCGGGAACCGCTCCAGGTCGAAGATCTGGTCCGAGCTGATCGCGAACTCGCGCCCAGGTACCGGCGGCAGTTGCGGATGGCCGCCGGTCGCGATCAGGATGTGGCGCGCGGTGAAGCGTTCAGCGCCGAGCACGACGGTGTGCGGATCCTGCAGCGTCGCATGCTCGGTGAACAGCCGCACGCCGGCGCCGGTGAGCAGCTGCTCGTAGACGCCATTCAGCCGAGCGATCTCGCGCGCGCGATTCGCCTTGAGGCGCCCCCAGTCGAGCGTCGGATGTTGATCCAGATCCCAGCCGAAGCCG
This genomic interval from Burkholderiaceae bacterium contains the following:
- a CDS encoding Glutathione reductase, producing METYDFDLFVIGGGSGGVRAARMAALRGARVALTEARGVAGLGGTCVNLGCIPKKLYSYAAHYAEGFEEASGFGWDLDQHPTLDWGRLKANRAREIARLNGVYEQLLTGAGVRLFTEHATLQDPHTVVLGAERFTARHILIATGGHPQLPPVPGREFAISSDQIFDLERFPQRLVIVGGGYIACEFASIFNGLGAKVTQLYRGERLLRGFDGDVRRFLGAEMVKAGVDLRLQSDVAAIERDGEALSVRLTGGGSVDADAVLYATGRRPNTRGLALKALGVAQGAHGAIQVDENYQSSVPSIHALGDVVGRLELTPVALAEAMALVDHLFPPSDGRPLRRMSYEFVPTAVFTHPNIGTVGCTEAEARERFGRVTVYRSEFRPLKHTLSGSGERTLMKLVVDTKSDRVVGLHMVGPDAGEIVQGFAVALKAGATKAVFDNTIGIHPTAAEEFVTMREAVPG